The following coding sequences lie in one Thermomicrobium sp. 4228-Ro genomic window:
- a CDS encoding response regulator, with protein MRVLIADDHPLFRDGLRSLLEARGIEVVGEAANGREAVELARQLKPDIMLMDLTMPEVDGLTATRILATELPEVKVVVLTASDDEADLFEAIKSGAYGYLLKNLETNEFFRALEAVQAGVPVFTPRLARRVLQEFGRGGTPRTEEATLTDRERELLELLVQGVTSNRELAQRLFISENTVKYHLRNIMSKLHLENRAQVIAYALRTGLVRAHQNGSAP; from the coding sequence ATGCGCGTCTTGATCGCCGATGACCACCCGCTCTTCCGCGACGGCCTGCGGAGTCTCTTGGAAGCACGTGGCATCGAGGTAGTCGGCGAGGCCGCGAACGGGCGCGAGGCGGTCGAACTCGCGCGCCAGCTCAAACCGGACATCATGCTGATGGATCTGACCATGCCGGAAGTCGACGGTTTGACCGCCACCCGGATCCTGGCGACCGAGCTGCCGGAGGTGAAAGTCGTCGTCCTCACGGCCTCGGACGACGAGGCCGACCTGTTCGAGGCGATCAAGTCCGGCGCCTACGGGTACCTTCTCAAGAATCTCGAGACGAACGAGTTCTTCCGTGCACTCGAGGCAGTGCAAGCTGGCGTACCGGTTTTCACCCCACGGCTCGCTCGACGTGTCCTCCAGGAATTCGGACGGGGTGGAACTCCTCGGACCGAGGAGGCGACACTCACGGACCGCGAGCGTGAGCTGTTGGAGCTGCTCGTCCAGGGCGTGACCTCGAACCGCGAACTCGCGCAGCGGCTGTTCATCAGCGAGAATACGGTCAAATATCACCTGCGGAATATCATGAGCAAACTCCACCTCGAGAACCGCGCCCAGGTCATCGCCTACGCCTTGCGGACCGGCTTGGTCCGTGCGCACCAGAATGGTTCTGCTCCCTGA
- a CDS encoding class II histone deacetylase, whose protein sequence is MRLAYCYDERFLQHDTGLDAHQLPDGSTLEPVEHPSSARIIRRTAQLLAASGLLDDALVVAPRPATEDELAAYHTRDYIAHVRRVTSEGGGWLDPETPVVPGSWEAAVLAAGAAIELTDAVLDGRARRAFGLLRPPGHHAMRDRGMGFCVFNNVVIAARHAQRRGIGRVMVLDWDVHHGNGTQDAFWDDPSVLFVSLHQDNWYPAGWGSVDQVGAPGAEGTTVNIPLPPGTGNRGYALALERVVLPIARQFRPELIFVSAGQDASMEDPLGRMLVTMAGYRAMAESVRQLAEELCDGRLVVLMEGGYSLRYVPYCTLAILEGMTGRISGIGDPHEGTSELAQAEREFRPDQEAAIEAARCALAAYWEL, encoded by the coding sequence ATGCGTCTGGCGTACTGCTACGACGAGCGATTCCTGCAGCACGACACCGGTCTCGACGCGCACCAGCTGCCGGACGGCTCGACGCTCGAACCGGTCGAGCATCCCTCCAGTGCGCGCATCATCCGGCGGACCGCACAACTGCTCGCTGCATCAGGCTTGCTCGATGACGCACTCGTCGTCGCGCCACGACCAGCGACCGAAGACGAGCTCGCTGCCTACCACACGCGCGACTACATCGCGCACGTGCGACGCGTCACGAGCGAGGGTGGTGGCTGGCTCGACCCGGAGACGCCTGTCGTCCCGGGTTCTTGGGAAGCAGCGGTCCTCGCCGCTGGCGCAGCGATCGAACTGACCGATGCTGTCCTGGATGGTCGAGCGCGTCGTGCCTTCGGCCTGCTCCGTCCGCCCGGTCACCACGCGATGCGCGACCGCGGCATGGGATTCTGCGTCTTCAACAATGTCGTGATCGCTGCACGTCATGCACAGCGCCGCGGTATCGGGCGCGTCATGGTGCTCGACTGGGACGTCCATCACGGCAACGGCACGCAAGACGCCTTCTGGGACGACCCTTCAGTCCTCTTCGTCTCGTTGCATCAGGACAACTGGTATCCAGCTGGCTGGGGTTCCGTGGATCAGGTCGGTGCCCCCGGTGCCGAGGGGACGACGGTGAATATCCCGCTGCCGCCGGGCACTGGCAATCGCGGCTACGCGCTCGCGCTCGAACGGGTCGTGCTTCCGATCGCACGCCAGTTCCGGCCGGAGCTGATCTTCGTCTCGGCCGGTCAGGACGCCAGCATGGAAGACCCGCTCGGTCGCATGCTGGTGACGATGGCCGGGTACCGGGCTATGGCGGAATCGGTGCGCCAGCTGGCCGAGGAACTCTGTGATGGACGGCTCGTGGTACTGATGGAAGGCGGGTACTCGTTGCGCTACGTGCCGTACTGCACGCTCGCGATCCTGGAAGGGATGACCGGGCGCATCAGCGGTATCGGTGATCCACACGAGGGGACGAGCGAGCTCGCTCAAGCCGAGCGCGAGTTCCGGCCGGATCAGGAGGCTGCGATCGAGGCTGCTCGCTGCGCACTGGCAGCCTACTGGGAACTGTAG
- a CDS encoding GAF domain-containing sensor histidine kinase, which yields MSRAGISDPTIQLERSLRRLKRLGIVLPLGFLALLVLLGHGLVSLLGASWAWGVSSILAVTGVVAFADWIFRLVGRLHRQLLAQHAELAALHEAGLAIAAELDLAVVLQRVVDQARRLVGARYGLLILQEEQGNRTLFTSGYPRTAQCAESSMGEHGILELVLRENRSLNIEDLERYPGVRRYPEGHPPMQSLLGVPIRTQEGILGGLYLADREDGLPFDEQDRSRLERFATQAALAITSARLHRRLMGLAISEERERIAREMHDSLAQVLGYVITKVSAVRELLRQPERLPDIERHLEQLERAARDAYADVREGILGLRTNLAPDRNLPDALRSYLERWQEQSNIAARFVIEPDDAAFRRLQPIAELQLLRIVQEALANVRKHARATEAIVELSQVDGAVRVRIRDNGIGFDPSALERAQFPRFGLATMRERAEAVGGTLRIVSAPGCGTTVEVVIPLNAAPANVNGGLDARLDRR from the coding sequence ATGTCGAGAGCGGGCATTTCCGATCCGACCATCCAGCTCGAACGCTCGCTTCGCCGGTTGAAGCGGCTCGGTATCGTTTTGCCATTGGGATTCCTCGCTCTGCTAGTCCTTCTCGGCCACGGACTCGTTTCTCTCCTCGGTGCCAGCTGGGCTTGGGGAGTGAGCAGCATCCTCGCTGTCACTGGTGTCGTCGCCTTCGCGGACTGGATCTTCCGTCTGGTCGGGCGACTCCACCGCCAGTTGCTCGCGCAACATGCCGAACTCGCCGCACTGCACGAGGCTGGGCTCGCGATCGCGGCTGAACTCGACCTCGCTGTCGTCCTGCAGCGAGTGGTCGACCAAGCCCGACGACTCGTCGGTGCCCGCTATGGACTCCTGATCCTGCAGGAGGAGCAGGGGAACCGGACGCTCTTCACGTCCGGGTACCCACGAACGGCACAGTGTGCCGAGAGTTCGATGGGCGAGCACGGCATCCTGGAACTCGTCCTGCGCGAGAACCGTTCGCTCAATATCGAGGATCTCGAGCGGTATCCCGGTGTTCGTCGGTATCCCGAGGGGCATCCACCGATGCAGAGCCTGCTCGGGGTACCGATCAGGACGCAGGAAGGCATTCTCGGTGGCCTCTACTTGGCCGATCGGGAAGACGGCTTGCCGTTCGACGAGCAGGACCGGTCGCGACTCGAGCGGTTCGCGACCCAGGCAGCGCTCGCGATCACCAGCGCGCGCTTGCACCGCCGGCTGATGGGGCTGGCGATCAGCGAGGAGCGCGAGCGGATCGCTCGCGAGATGCACGACAGTCTCGCCCAGGTTCTGGGGTATGTGATCACCAAAGTGTCCGCTGTGCGAGAACTCCTGCGCCAACCGGAACGACTCCCGGATATCGAACGGCACCTGGAGCAGCTCGAGCGAGCCGCTCGTGACGCCTATGCAGACGTGCGTGAAGGGATCCTGGGGCTCCGCACGAACCTGGCTCCGGACCGGAATCTCCCCGACGCGCTGCGGAGTTATCTCGAGCGTTGGCAAGAGCAGAGCAACATCGCTGCCCGGTTCGTGATCGAGCCAGACGATGCTGCTTTCCGCCGCCTTCAGCCGATAGCGGAACTCCAACTCCTGCGGATCGTGCAGGAAGCGCTGGCGAACGTGCGCAAGCACGCGCGGGCGACCGAAGCCATCGTCGAGCTCTCCCAGGTCGATGGAGCCGTGCGCGTTCGTATCCGAGACAATGGTATCGGTTTCGATCCGAGTGCTCTCGAGCGCGCACAGTTCCCACGGTTCGGTCTCGCGACGATGCGCGAACGTGCCGAGGCAGTCGGTGGTACGCTGCGGATCGTTTCGGCACCGGGATGCGGGACGACCGTCGAAGTTGTAATCCCCCTGAATGCCGCACCGGCGAACGTGAACGGAGGGCTGGATGCGCGTCTTGATCGCCGATGA
- the dnaK gene encoding molecular chaperone DnaK: MGRVIGIDLGTTNSVMAVIEGGEPVVIPNAEGERLTPSVVAVTPSGERLVGRFAKRQAITNPENTIYSIKRFMGRRFDDPEVQRTIKLVPYQVRRAQNGGVEVKMGDRWYTPQEISAMILQKLKQDAEAYLGEKVDKAVITVPAYFDDSQRNATKDAGRIAGLEVLRIINEPTASALAYGLDKKGEEKVAVYDLGGGTYDISILDISEGVFQVLATNGDTHLGGDDFDQRIIDWLCDEFKRETGIDLRQDRMALQRLKEAAEKAKIELSSVQQTEINLPFITADATGPKHLVKTLTRSKLEQLVADLVEKTIPPMEQALKDAGLSPRDVDEVVLVGGQTRMPLIQRKVQEFFGKEPHKGINPDEVVAIGAAIQAGVLAGEVKEVLLLDVTPLTLAIETLGGVATPIIPRNTTIPTRKSQIFTTASDNQTQVEIHVVQGERPMAADNKTLGRFILDGIPPAPRGVPKIEVTFDIDANGILTVSARDLATGREQKITITASTGLTEEEIQRMIREAEEHAEEDRRKREAIELRNQAEALVYQAEKTLNEFSDRIPSDLKLELENKIQTVREIVERDPMNTVRLRPAYDELARTLSQVGARMYEQAGTTSSTGPDGGRGTTSGSTSGEETVEGEYREV; this comes from the coding sequence ATGGGACGCGTGATCGGAATCGACCTCGGAACGACGAACTCGGTGATGGCCGTCATCGAAGGCGGCGAGCCGGTCGTCATCCCCAATGCCGAGGGGGAGCGTCTGACACCGTCGGTGGTCGCCGTGACCCCGAGCGGTGAACGCTTGGTCGGTCGCTTCGCGAAGCGGCAGGCGATCACCAACCCGGAGAACACGATCTACTCGATCAAGCGCTTCATGGGTCGTCGCTTCGACGATCCGGAAGTGCAGAGGACGATCAAGCTGGTGCCGTACCAAGTCCGGCGCGCGCAGAACGGTGGCGTCGAGGTCAAGATGGGTGACCGCTGGTACACGCCGCAGGAGATCTCGGCGATGATCCTGCAGAAGCTCAAGCAGGATGCCGAGGCCTACCTGGGCGAGAAGGTCGACAAGGCGGTCATCACCGTACCGGCCTACTTCGACGACAGCCAGCGCAACGCGACCAAGGACGCCGGGCGGATCGCTGGTCTCGAAGTCCTGCGGATCATCAACGAGCCGACGGCCTCGGCTCTCGCCTACGGTCTCGACAAGAAGGGCGAGGAGAAGGTCGCCGTCTATGACCTGGGTGGCGGCACCTACGATATCTCGATCCTCGATATCTCGGAAGGTGTCTTCCAGGTGCTGGCGACCAACGGCGACACGCACCTGGGTGGCGACGACTTCGACCAGCGGATCATCGACTGGCTGTGCGACGAATTCAAGCGCGAGACCGGGATCGACCTGCGTCAGGATCGGATGGCGCTCCAGCGCTTGAAGGAGGCTGCCGAGAAAGCGAAGATCGAGCTCTCGAGCGTGCAGCAGACGGAGATCAACCTGCCGTTCATCACGGCGGACGCGACGGGGCCGAAGCACCTGGTCAAGACGCTGACCCGCTCGAAGCTCGAGCAGCTGGTCGCCGACCTGGTGGAGAAGACGATCCCGCCGATGGAGCAGGCGCTCAAGGATGCCGGGCTGTCCCCGCGCGACGTCGACGAGGTGGTGCTGGTCGGCGGGCAGACCCGGATGCCGCTGATCCAGCGCAAGGTGCAGGAGTTCTTCGGTAAGGAGCCGCACAAGGGGATCAACCCGGACGAGGTGGTGGCGATCGGTGCAGCGATCCAGGCAGGCGTCCTGGCCGGTGAGGTCAAGGAGGTTCTGCTGCTGGACGTTACACCGCTCACTCTGGCGATCGAGACGCTGGGTGGCGTGGCGACGCCGATCATCCCGCGCAACACCACGATCCCGACGCGGAAGAGTCAGATCTTCACCACCGCGTCCGACAACCAGACGCAGGTCGAGATCCACGTCGTGCAGGGTGAGCGGCCGATGGCAGCGGACAACAAGACGCTCGGTCGCTTCATCCTGGACGGCATCCCGCCGGCACCGCGTGGCGTGCCGAAGATCGAAGTCACGTTCGATATCGACGCCAACGGGATCCTCACGGTCTCGGCACGCGACCTCGCGACCGGTCGCGAACAGAAGATCACGATCACCGCTTCGACCGGCCTGACCGAAGAAGAGATCCAGCGCATGATCCGCGAGGCAGAAGAGCATGCCGAGGAGGACCGCCGCAAGCGCGAGGCGATCGAGCTGCGCAACCAGGCCGAGGCGCTCGTCTATCAGGCCGAGAAGACGTTGAACGAGTTCTCGGATCGGATCCCGTCCGATCTCAAGCTGGAGTTGGAGAACAAGATCCAGACTGTCCGCGAGATCGTCGAGCGCGATCCGATGAACACCGTGCGGCTGCGGCCGGCCTACGACGAGCTGGCGCGCACGCTCTCGCAGGTCGGTGCCCGGATGTACGAGCAGGCCGGGACGACGAGCAGCACCGGTCCGGACGGCGGTCGCGGTACCACGAGCGGCAGCACGTCGGGCGAGGAGACGGTGGAAGGCGAGTACCGCGAGGTGTGA
- a CDS encoding DUF981 family protein: MFIDYLTLMMVAVVTGSLLAAFYGWRYLEAPAEAVRPWGWSFLAIGLVLAIPALHLTLTWPLPGGNNIIMGEPAVYFGVLLAVAGLVILQGHDLRPLAWLSLPGGVVLVTIAIAILQHSLTRSPVTWAIAYAAIGIGAILVPFAYRVPVLRPIAALLLVIGAAIFAFGTIGAYIEHPGPDNFGKWRPLPMRS, encoded by the coding sequence ATGTTCATCGACTATCTCACGCTCATGATGGTCGCTGTCGTCACCGGCTCGTTGCTGGCGGCGTTCTACGGCTGGCGGTATCTCGAGGCGCCAGCCGAGGCAGTACGTCCATGGGGCTGGAGCTTCCTCGCGATCGGGCTGGTGCTGGCCATACCGGCTTTGCACCTGACCCTGACCTGGCCGCTGCCGGGTGGCAACAACATCATCATGGGCGAGCCAGCCGTCTACTTCGGCGTCCTCCTGGCGGTCGCTGGTCTGGTGATCCTCCAAGGACACGACCTGCGACCGCTGGCCTGGCTGAGCTTGCCGGGCGGTGTCGTGCTAGTGACGATCGCCATCGCGATCTTGCAGCACAGCTTGACGCGCAGTCCGGTCACGTGGGCGATCGCCTATGCCGCGATCGGCATCGGCGCGATCCTGGTGCCGTTCGCCTATCGAGTACCGGTGCTCCGCCCGATCGCAGCCCTCCTGCTCGTCATCGGGGCAGCGATCTTCGCCTTCGGCACCATCGGGGCCTACATCGAGCACCCTGGGCCGGACAACTTCGGGAAGTGGCGGCCGCTCCCGATGCGCTCCTGA
- a CDS encoding nucleotide exchange factor GrpE, which translates to MMHEQPERIENPVEEATSEPVPVPSEVATPEELQPPPPGPADELEALRQENEHLKQLAEEYLDQARRARAEFLNYKRRVEQELEDFKHLAHMELIQKLLPVLDDFHLAIAHLPEDVKDSPWVQGLLLIERKLWSVLESEGVEPIEVVGKPFSPEEHEAVAVTGEGPHHVVVEEIRRGYRLRGRVLRPALVRVERRATPPAAETTAPKESAAGKRGEE; encoded by the coding sequence ATGATGCACGAACAGCCGGAGCGCATCGAGAACCCGGTGGAGGAGGCAACGAGCGAGCCGGTTCCGGTGCCGAGCGAGGTGGCCACGCCGGAAGAGCTCCAGCCGCCACCGCCCGGCCCAGCGGACGAACTCGAGGCGCTCCGCCAGGAAAACGAGCACCTCAAGCAGCTCGCTGAGGAGTATCTCGACCAGGCGCGGCGAGCGCGGGCTGAGTTCCTGAACTACAAGCGTCGGGTGGAGCAAGAACTCGAGGACTTCAAGCACCTGGCGCACATGGAGCTGATTCAAAAGCTGCTTCCGGTGCTGGACGACTTTCACCTGGCGATCGCGCACCTGCCGGAGGACGTCAAGGACAGCCCCTGGGTACAGGGTTTACTGCTCATCGAGCGCAAGCTCTGGTCTGTGCTCGAAAGCGAAGGTGTCGAGCCGATCGAGGTGGTCGGCAAACCCTTCTCTCCGGAAGAGCACGAGGCGGTCGCGGTCACGGGCGAAGGGCCGCACCATGTCGTCGTCGAAGAGATCCGGCGTGGCTACCGGCTGCGTGGGCGTGTTCTGCGGCCAGCCCTCGTGCGCGTCGAACGGCGGGCGACACCGCCCGCAGCCGAGACGACAGCTCCGAAAGAATCTGCAGCAGGAAAGCGAGGTGAGGAGTAA
- the hrcA gene encoding heat-inducible transcriptional repressor HrcA, producing MSVQLTERQRQILRHVVEEYLRSGRAVGSKALVERVSLGVSPATVRNDMSVLEALDFLAQPHTSAGRVPTEQGLRYYVQHLMEESELTPEEQLMIRHQFRQVEQQVPSWLKLAASVLADASGNVGLVTPPRARVERLRHFELISLRRHVVLLVLVTQSGAIHQSLLELEEPLEQEQLSALSQRLNPELRWLDRHAVERRARGAEPVIALVLRRIAEALRFIEQEQRSELYAEGLEYVIRQPEFAQANLAQVLLEVLRGGMLLTWLLPRLEPGEGVRVLIGSDLALRELRPFSLVLSSYRSGTDITGWLGVLGPQRMAYARAVAAVRFLSSVVSELMSELSGEPEWEGGVR from the coding sequence ATGAGCGTGCAGCTGACCGAACGACAGCGACAGATTCTCCGGCACGTGGTGGAGGAGTACCTCCGCTCGGGGCGGGCTGTCGGTTCCAAGGCGCTCGTCGAGCGCGTCTCGCTGGGGGTCAGTCCAGCGACGGTGCGCAACGACATGAGTGTGCTGGAGGCGCTGGACTTCCTGGCGCAGCCACACACCTCGGCCGGTCGCGTCCCGACCGAGCAGGGGCTACGCTATTACGTGCAGCACTTGATGGAGGAAAGCGAGCTGACGCCGGAAGAGCAGCTGATGATCCGGCACCAGTTCCGCCAGGTCGAGCAGCAGGTACCCAGCTGGCTCAAACTGGCAGCCTCGGTTCTCGCTGATGCGAGCGGCAATGTGGGTCTGGTGACACCACCGCGTGCGCGCGTCGAGCGACTGCGCCACTTCGAGCTCATCAGCTTGCGGCGGCACGTCGTGCTGCTCGTGCTGGTGACCCAGTCGGGAGCGATTCATCAGTCGCTCCTGGAGCTCGAGGAACCGCTCGAACAGGAGCAGTTGAGCGCGCTCAGCCAGCGACTCAACCCGGAGCTGCGCTGGCTGGACCGACACGCGGTCGAGCGACGCGCGCGGGGAGCGGAACCGGTGATCGCGCTCGTGTTGCGGCGCATCGCCGAAGCGCTCCGCTTCATCGAACAAGAGCAGCGCTCGGAACTGTACGCCGAAGGGCTCGAATACGTGATCCGGCAGCCGGAGTTCGCTCAGGCGAACCTCGCGCAGGTACTGCTGGAAGTGTTGCGGGGCGGTATGCTCCTGACCTGGCTTCTACCACGCCTGGAGCCAGGTGAAGGGGTACGCGTCCTGATCGGTTCCGATCTCGCCCTGCGCGAGCTGCGGCCGTTCAGTCTCGTGCTGTCGTCCTATCGCTCGGGCACGGACATCACCGGCTGGCTCGGCGTACTCGGGCCACAACGGATGGCGTATGCTCGAGCAGTCGCCGCAGTGCGGTTCCTGTCGTCCGTCGTGTCCGAACTCATGAGCGAACTTTCCGGTGAGCCGGAATGGGAGGGAGGCGTCCGATGA
- the erpA gene encoding iron-sulfur cluster insertion protein ErpA: MQQTTLITMTPEAVRRLKEFMDEQGMPDAYLRVFVAPGGCSGLQYGMALEESAEEDDFTFEIDGVRVIVDPFSATYLEGAEIDYVNSLMGGGFTVHNPNAVATCACGHSFDAGGNAGTAQGCGCGGGW, from the coding sequence ATGCAGCAGACGACGCTCATCACGATGACGCCGGAAGCGGTGCGCCGCCTCAAGGAGTTCATGGACGAGCAGGGGATGCCGGACGCGTATCTCCGCGTCTTCGTCGCTCCTGGCGGGTGCTCTGGCCTCCAGTACGGGATGGCGCTCGAGGAGTCGGCCGAAGAGGACGACTTTACGTTCGAGATCGACGGTGTCCGCGTCATCGTCGATCCCTTCAGTGCCACCTATCTGGAGGGAGCGGAAATCGACTACGTGAACAGCCTGATGGGTGGCGGCTTCACCGTCCACAACCCGAACGCAGTGGCGACCTGTGCTTGTGGCCACAGCTTCGATGCCGGTGGCAATGCCGGAACGGCACAGGGGTGTGGTTGCGGTGGCGGCTGGTGA
- the uvrB gene encoding excinuclease ABC subunit UvrB gives MGEFRLVTPFQPTGDQPQAIEKLVEGLRRGYRHQTLLGATGTGKTFTMANVIAAVQRPTLVLAPNKTLAAQLYAEFREFFPHNAVEYFVSYYDYYQPEAYVPQTDTYIEKETEINDEIDRLRLAATRAVRTRRDVIIVASVSCIYGIGSPEEWDKSILALRRGQTVRRDKILRHLVDLQYDRNDVTLVRGTFRARGDVIEVFPAYEEFAVRIELFGDEVDRIVEFDPLTGEILATREVMEIFPAKHWVTSGERLEVAIRSIEAELEERLAELRAQGKLLEAQRLEQRTRYDIEMLREVGYCSGIENYSRHLSGRKPGEPPWTLLDYFPDDYLMFIDESHLAIPQVRGMYHGDRSRKDVLVEYGFRLPSARDNRPLTFEEFLDRINQVIYVSATPGPWELQVSEQIVEQIIRPTGLLDPEISVRPTRGQIDDLLHEIRQRVARGERALVTTLTKKMAEDLADYLKEVGIRTHYLHSEIDTIERVEILRDLRLGVYDVVVGINLLREGLDLPEVSLVAILDADKEGYLRSESALIQMIGRAARHVNGLVIMYADTVTDSMRRAIEETYRRRKIQMEYNERHGIQPRSIVKQVRDLTDRLRQAAEERAPYHVGLAAPQAGVLSELSPDELARLIRDLERQMKEAAKQLEFEKAALLRDQIFELRRLQEVLR, from the coding sequence ATGGGCGAATTTCGACTCGTCACCCCCTTCCAACCGACCGGTGACCAGCCGCAGGCGATCGAGAAGCTCGTCGAAGGCCTCCGGCGTGGCTACCGGCATCAGACATTGCTCGGTGCGACTGGTACCGGCAAGACGTTCACGATGGCCAACGTCATCGCCGCGGTGCAGCGTCCGACGCTGGTGCTGGCACCGAACAAGACGCTGGCTGCCCAGCTGTATGCCGAGTTCCGCGAGTTCTTCCCGCACAACGCGGTCGAATACTTCGTCAGCTACTACGACTACTACCAGCCGGAAGCGTACGTCCCTCAGACCGATACCTATATCGAGAAAGAGACGGAGATCAACGACGAGATCGACCGGCTCCGCCTGGCAGCGACGCGTGCTGTCCGCACGCGCCGGGACGTCATCATCGTCGCGAGCGTGTCCTGCATCTACGGTATCGGTTCGCCCGAGGAATGGGACAAGTCGATTCTCGCGCTCCGGCGTGGCCAGACAGTGCGCCGCGACAAGATTCTCCGCCATCTCGTCGATCTCCAGTACGACCGGAACGACGTGACGCTCGTCCGTGGCACCTTTCGCGCCCGTGGGGATGTCATCGAGGTCTTTCCGGCCTATGAAGAGTTCGCTGTCCGTATCGAGTTGTTCGGAGACGAAGTCGACCGGATCGTCGAGTTCGATCCGCTGACCGGGGAAATTCTGGCGACGCGCGAAGTGATGGAGATCTTTCCGGCCAAGCACTGGGTGACGAGTGGCGAACGGCTGGAAGTAGCGATCCGCAGCATCGAGGCCGAACTCGAGGAGCGCCTTGCCGAGCTCCGGGCTCAGGGGAAGTTGTTGGAAGCCCAACGACTCGAGCAACGGACGCGCTACGATATCGAGATGCTCCGCGAGGTGGGATACTGCAGCGGCATCGAGAACTACTCGCGGCATCTTTCGGGTCGCAAGCCAGGCGAGCCGCCCTGGACACTGCTCGACTACTTCCCCGACGACTATCTCATGTTCATCGACGAGTCGCACCTGGCGATCCCGCAGGTGCGCGGCATGTACCACGGTGACCGCTCGCGCAAGGACGTGCTGGTCGAGTACGGTTTCCGTCTCCCGTCGGCACGCGACAACCGGCCGCTGACGTTCGAAGAGTTCCTCGACCGGATCAACCAGGTCATCTACGTCTCGGCGACACCGGGCCCCTGGGAACTCCAGGTCAGCGAGCAGATCGTCGAGCAGATCATCCGGCCGACCGGGCTCCTCGATCCGGAGATCAGCGTGCGGCCGACCAGGGGGCAAATCGACGACCTCTTGCACGAGATCCGGCAGCGGGTCGCGCGCGGCGAGCGGGCACTGGTGACGACGCTCACGAAGAAGATGGCCGAGGATCTCGCTGACTACCTCAAGGAGGTCGGTATCCGCACGCATTACCTGCACAGCGAGATCGATACCATCGAGCGGGTGGAGATCTTGCGCGACCTTCGCCTCGGTGTCTACGACGTCGTCGTCGGGATCAATTTGTTGCGCGAAGGGCTCGATCTCCCCGAGGTCTCGCTCGTTGCCATTCTCGATGCGGACAAGGAGGGCTACCTCCGCTCCGAGAGCGCGCTCATCCAGATGATCGGCCGGGCTGCCCGGCACGTGAACGGCCTCGTCATCATGTATGCCGACACCGTGACCGACTCGATGCGCCGGGCGATCGAGGAGACGTACCGGCGCCGCAAGATCCAGATGGAGTACAACGAGCGACACGGGATCCAGCCGCGCAGCATCGTCAAACAGGTGCGTGACCTGACGGATCGTCTCCGCCAGGCTGCCGAAGAGCGCGCCCCCTACCATGTCGGGCTGGCTGCACCGCAGGCTGGAGTGCTCAGCGAGTTGTCACCGGATGAACTGGCCCGGCTCATCCGCGATCTCGAGCGGCAGATGAAAGAAGCAGCCAAACAGCTGGAGTTCGAGAAGGCAGCGCTCCTCCGTGACCAGATCTTCGAACTCCGGCGGCTGCAGGAAGTCCTGCGCTGA